A genomic stretch from Candidatus Cloacimonas sp. includes:
- a CDS encoding dihydroorotate dehydrogenase electron transfer subunit has protein sequence MDKPKHQFLEQTIYSREELCGDYFILWIWDEALGKKCQPGQFFEIRAHYSIADAEEIRSLPKLFKPISIYDNAEGRIGFFIKKVGTGTNALYKLKAGDLLELIGPLGNGFPFVTGRRILLVSGGIGYPPLWYLQKQLIKHNLLYWVHGGSGQNDVFPCDEIWTEDGSFGKKGMVTEGMTKLIAEKKIDLIYSCGPMPMLKECAAITNKLNIEHYCSLEAYMACGIGVCYGCAIPVGNENDWNYLRVCKEGPVFNAAEVLWNKF, from the coding sequence ATGGATAAACCCAAACACCAGTTTCTGGAACAGACAATATATTCTCGCGAAGAACTCTGCGGGGATTATTTTATTCTTTGGATATGGGATGAGGCATTGGGGAAAAAATGCCAGCCGGGACAATTCTTTGAAATTAGAGCTCATTACAGTATTGCCGATGCGGAAGAAATCCGTTCTTTGCCCAAACTTTTTAAACCCATTTCTATTTATGATAATGCAGAAGGGAGAATTGGTTTCTTCATTAAAAAAGTAGGCACCGGTACCAATGCTCTCTATAAACTTAAAGCTGGAGACCTTTTAGAGCTAATAGGCCCTCTGGGAAACGGTTTTCCCTTTGTTACCGGCAGAAGAATATTGCTGGTTAGCGGAGGAATTGGCTATCCTCCTTTGTGGTATTTACAAAAGCAATTAATTAAGCACAATCTGCTTTACTGGGTGCATGGTGGTTCAGGACAAAACGATGTGTTTCCCTGTGATGAAATTTGGACTGAAGATGGCAGTTTTGGCAAAAAAGGAATGGTTACAGAAGGGATGACAAAATTGATTGCAGAAAAGAAGATTGATTTAATATATAGTTGCGGTCCTATGCCAATGCTGAAAGAATGTGCCGCAATTACCAATAAACTGAATATTGAACATTACTGTTCTCTGGAAGCATATATGGCTTGCGGCATTGGCGTTTGTTACGGTTGTGCCATTCCTGTTGGCAATGAAAATGACTGGAATTATTTACGGGTGTGCAAAGAAGGTCCTGTTTTTAATGCTGCGGAGGTATTATGGAACAAATTTTAA